The Phaeocystidibacter marisrubri genomic interval CTTCAATAGATGTCAATTCGTTGTGGCAAGTGTGAAGGATTTTCTTCGCATGGAGAAATTGTTTGAGACGCATAAGCCAGAAGTGATCTATCACGCAGCAGCTTACAAGCATGTTCCGTTGATGGAGGCAAACCCATACGAAGCCTTGATGGTGAACGTATTTGGTACAAAGATCATGGCCGATTTAGCTTGTGAGTACGGAGCTCAGAAGTTTGTGATGGTGAGTACAGACAAGGCCGTGAATCCTACCAATGTAATGGGAACGACGAAGCGCATTGCTGAAATCTACGCTCAAGCACTAGCCAATTCTGGCACATGTAGGACGCAGTTTATCACTACTCGTTTTGGTAATGTATTGGGATCCAATGGTTCAGTAATTCCACTCTTCCGCAAGCAAATCGAACAAGGTGGACCGATCACAGTGACGCATAAGGATATTACTCGTTTCTTCATGACGATTCCGGAAGCCTGTAACCTAGTTATGGAAGCTGGTGCCATGGGAGAAGGGGGAGAGATCTTCGTCTTCGATATGGGAGAGAGTGTAAAGATTTATGACTTGGCAAAGAAAATGATCGCTTTGTCGGGTTTGCGCTTGGGTAAGGATATCGAAATCAAAGAGACAGGACTCCGTCCGGGTGAAAAGTTGTACGAAGAACTTCTTGCCAACAACGAGAATACGCTTCCTACACACAATGCTAAGATTCTCAAGGCACGCGTGCAGAAGAACGATTTTGATGTGGTTCGTCGCCAAATTGACAAGCTTTCTGAAGCGCTCGTTGATGCAGATCCAATGACCTTGGTTTCTGTAATGAAGGAAATGGTACCTGAGTTTATTTCTAACAATAGCGTGTACGAACAACTCGACAATAAATCGGCAAACGATTAAGGAAGCGTATCTTCACAGCGTGATACCTCATAGTATATGCTGAAGTACAAAGCCACCAACGGGCTTAAATTCAATTTCATTTTTGCCCTACTTGGAAATGTTGGCTATGCAGCCTTTCAATTCCTGCTACTCACGGTATTTGTCCGACTCTATTCAACAGAAGAGATTGGAGTTTTCAATTATGTAGGTGCCTTCGTGCTTCCCATTACGCTTGCTTTCGATTTACAACTTAGAAGCTTGTACCTAACAGGCACAGAAGAGGGCCATTATCACAGCTACCACAGATATAGGAATCGCGTAAATATCTTCGCATTTGCTGTATTGCTCATCTCCACTCAGTTTACAGATAGTGAGTATTTCTGGTATGTGCTCATACTGGGTACCATGAAGTTGCTGGAGAATCAATCTAACTTATACTACGGGCTCTTCCACAAGATTGAAAGTACGCAACGCGTAGCAATGTCGCGATGGATTAAAACCGGAGGCACATTTGTGGTTACGGCAACGGTAGGCATTCTCTGGAAACCTGATTTCCTGACCTTGCTTTGGGTGTATTTGGGAACAAATATTCTACTATTCGTCGCTTTCGATTTGCGCTGGGCACTACAGTTTGGGAGAAAAGTCGCCGATGTCCCTACACCGATCAAACACATGATTGTTCTCACCATTCCAATGGTAATCATAGCGCTGATCGAAAAATACTACATCAATTATCCCAAACTCGCCCTGGAGCAGTTTTTTGGCCTGGAGGCGATTGGTATAGTGGGAACACTTTACTACTTCCGAATGATTGGAAGTCAGATTGTAGGCTCAC includes:
- a CDS encoding lipopolysaccharide biosynthesis protein, producing the protein MLKYKATNGLKFNFIFALLGNVGYAAFQFLLLTVFVRLYSTEEIGVFNYVGAFVLPITLAFDLQLRSLYLTGTEEGHYHSYHRYRNRVNIFAFAVLLISTQFTDSEYFWYVLILGTMKLLENQSNLYYGLFHKIESTQRVAMSRWIKTGGTFVVTATVGILWKPDFLTLLWVYLGTNILLFVAFDLRWALQFGRKVADVPTPIKHMIVLTIPMVIIALIEKYYINYPKLALEQFFGLEAIGIVGTLYYFRMIGSQIVGSLSTATQSRYGELLKVKNYRGLDKFVALNVAIGGGLGIGLTLVFWLFGESIITLLFTEAYTAYMDALMLILLASTAGFAYTFLGAVFNAFRQHRWKVLFQGVSFAVLLILTYYRHETVNEVLLNVLYAEILTLMQFVMGYLVLRKRRVARS